The Ornithinibacillus sp. 4-3 region ATAGAAGACTTTCAAGTGGAGTGATTTACATGACGTGGCTAGAGACGATGTCGTTAGATTTACAAATATTTGGCTTCCGTGCTTTATGGAGTCCATATTATTTCTTATTTTTATTAGCTATAGCAATCGCATATTATTTGATTACAGGTCCGATGCGTGAAAAATTTGGTGCAGAAGATCAGCCAACTGTTCGACAACAAATTGGCTTTTATATTGGATTAATATTACTTTATATTGTAAAAGGATCTCCAATTGACTTACTATCACATATTATGTTGACTGCTCATATGACACAAATGGCAATCTATTTATTAGTCGTTCCTATTTTAATTATAAAGGGAATACCTGTATGGATTTGGAAAAAAGTAGTATATGCTCCAATAATCCGGCCGATTTTTAAATTATTAACACAGCCAATTGTAATTGTATTAGTATTTAATTTGGCATTTTCTATTTATCATATGCCAGCAGTTTTTGATTTTACAAAGTCATCACCAATCGCACATTCTTCTATAGCGATTGCCTTATTTATTTTAGCAATTTGTATGTGGTGGGTAATCTATTGTCCGATTAAAGAATTAGATCGTCTAAATCCATTACTTAAAATTGTTTATATGGTTGCACATGGAGCGTTAATTACACCTGCTTGTGCGTTGCTTATTTTTACAGGAACTCCTCAATTTGCGGCGTATACTTCAGAAGGTGCTTGGATACAGGCAATGGCTTTATGTGTACCGGCAGATGTTTTAAATGGGATTTCTGGAGATTTATCAGGACCTGAGATGTTTTCTCCTTTGAGCACGATGGATGATCAGCAGCTTGGTGCAATTATTATGCAAACAGTAATTCAATTCGTATATGCATATGTAATTGGTAAAGTATTCTTTGCTTGGTTTAAAAAAGGATCCGGAAAAATAGATCCAATACCAACTTCACATATATCAAGTTAATAGGATTAAACGAAGGAAAGGAAATAATATACGATGCCAATTTTACCTACAATTAGTACATTATTTATTTTTATAAGCGCAGTTTTAGTTGTTATTGGTTGGATACTTGTTTCAAAGAAGAAATATCATGCACATAAACGTACAATGATTGCAGCAGCAATTAGTGCATTGCTCTTTTTCATCATTTATATTTCTAGAACGATTTTTGTTGGAAACACAAGCTTTGGTGGTCCAGATGATCTTAAAATTTATTATACGACTTTCTTACTTTTCCATATTACACTTGCCACTATAAGTGCTTTTTTTGGAATAATTACCTTAAGGCTAGCTTTAAAGCGTAACATTACGAAGCATAGAAAGCTTGGACCAATTACAAGTGTGATATGGTTAATTGCATGTATTACTGGAATTATGGTTTATTTTCTTTTATACATCTTTTTTGATGGTGGAGAAACAACTAGTATGATTCGAGCAATTCTTGGATACTAATATGAATATTTTAACGATAGAGAAGGCTGTTATCATTGATAGCCTTCTTTTTTATGACAATTTAAAAACCCAACTACTTAAAAATAAAAGTAGTTGGGCTCCTTTGAATTAAATTATTGTTTTTTAACTTTTTCTACTTCTTTGGCTACATTTACAACTAATTTATGAGCGCGTTCCACAAGACTTTCAGAGAAATTTTCTTCTTTTCCATATTCAATACCATGTGGATAATAATGTTTCCCTAGTAATGGAGTTAAGACTTTAACAACTGCATTACCTAAATCAATATCTCCCTCCACAGCATATGCTTGGATACGTACATAATAAGTAACATTTTTCTCTTGGGAATCAATTCTATAATCATATGTAACTCTTTCATAATCCCAGTGATCACCTTTAATAAAAGCATGCAATCCCATTAAATGGTTTAGTTGTTTTATATCGACTAATGCACCTTCGATACCTGTGTTTTCTAATTTCACTTTTTTCACCTCACGTTTTTACTCACTACAGATATCATAATATGAAATAGCCTAACTTGCAACGGAAAAGCGAAAAGGAAGCAGAGGATTTTAGTGATTAAAACTCGATAATAGAAATAATTTTGACACAACTTCATAAGAATGCTTTATAACCATATTGGAGGAAGGATTTTTCCATTTACTTTAAAACACGATTTAAAAACTTTCGCATAATATAAAAAAGAAAATGTGTGGAGTGATGAGATTGACTAATTCGTTACATCCATCTGTGGAGCAGTTCAAAGTATTTATTAATCAATATCCTCCGTTAATTAAAGAAATAAGAAGAGAGGGGAGGTCATGGCAAGAGATTTATGAAAAATGGGCACTCTTGGGTGAAGAGGATGCCTATTGGGAGAAATACAAGGAGCAACAAACAGAAAAAGAAGGAGCCTTACTGTCACAGATTACTAATTTTTTTAGTGACTTGGATGTAGAAAAGGTTCAAAAATATATTGTTCAGCTACAACAGATGCTTCAATTGTTTCAAGGAGTGCTTATAGATCAAGAACAGGAACAAAAACAGAATCCCGAAGTGAGACAAAGGCAAAATGCTTTTCCATTTTATCGTGATTAAGGAGTAAAAGTATGGATAGAGATAGTTATATTTATTTGCAAAACCATCCTGATTTATTGCAGTATATTCGTCTTCATCCAATATGGTATCGTTATTTGTCCCGTGATCCTCAGTCAATAACTCAATTAGAAAAAGATGCAAAGGAATTTTATGGAAAAACCTTTCCGCAAAGGGTAAAAAAAATCGAAGAGCAAATTCAATTAGCACATCTTTTTTGGGAATTAATTAGCACAAAAGAAGAAAAAGAAAAGGAAGAAGAGAAGGAAGAGAAAGTATAGATTGGAATCACAATATTTTCTTTGTCACTGAGAGGTAAAAGCTTTACTAGGATAATAGAAAAAGAAAAATACTTAAATATATGTACTGCTTAAGACTATTATATTTCCAGATGCCATGAAAAATGATAAACTGTAGATGGAGGTGGAGCAAATATGATAGGTACATTGGAATATGTTGATGTACTTGATCGTGCAGAATTGTTAGGTAAGATGATTCTTGATTCAGACATAATGAAAGCATATTATCAAGCAAAGCACGAGCTAGAAAATGATCCGGAAGCCCAACAGCTAATTAAAGCGTTTAATGATATAAAATTACATTATGAGGATGTGCAACGATTTGGAAGATATCATCCTGATTATAATGAAATCATGAAGGAAGTCCGTGCAAGTAAAAGAAATATGGACTTAAATGGAAAGGTGTCAGCCTTTAAGGTTGCAGAACGTAATTTACAACGTCTCCTAGATGAAATAAGTGAAACATTGGCATTCAGTGTTAGTACACAAATTATGGTGCCAAAAGAAGGAGCTTTATTTGCTGAAGGTGGCTGTGCAAGTGGAAGCTGCGGCACAGGTGGCGGTTGTAGCTGTAAAGCATCGTAAATAGATGGGGAATAATAATGAGTAAGCGAGGATTATAAAGCATGAGAATAAATCGCCAAGGTATAGTAATATGGTATCAGCATCGTAAAAACATAAAGAAAATTAAACGGCATGGTAATTTAATTTACGCATCTAAACGAATGAAATATGCGATCTTATATGTTGAACAAGAGGCAATTGAAGATATTTCTCAAAAGCTCTTAAGTTATCCATTTATTTCAAAAGTTGAGCTTTCACAAAGGCCGTTTATTGAGACAAATTATGACACAACAAAATCAGAATATGATATAGAGGTATAATGATTTAGAAAAAGAAAACCTGCAGAATATGTGAAATCTGCAGGTCCTTTTTGTCCTTATTTCTAAACAAAAAGGTAAAGGGAGAGGAGAAATTCTGAAGAAGCCTGGGAAGAAGCGACTTCTTCAGTTGAAACAAACTTTATAAAAGCTGCTTCTCTACTATTATGTACGATAAATAAACCTCTATTCATTTTATTGTAGAGTTCTATGTCGAAGTTTACATAAATATTTCATTTATGGTAGGATATTAACGAACAGAAAGAGGTGAATTCATGCGAGTTATTGCTGGAGAGTTTAAGGGACGAGCATTGAAAGCTGTTCCAGGTAATTTTACAAGACCAACAGCTGATAAAGTAAAAGAATCTTTATTTCAAATAATCGGTCCATTTTTTAATGGGGGAAAAGCTTTAGATTTATTTGCTGGCAGTGGTAATCTAGGAATCGAGGCACTTAGCCGTGGAGTAGATCATGTGACATTTGTTGATAAGCATCCCAAAGCAATACGAACGATTTATGAAAACATTAAATTAGTAAAAGCAGAAGATCAATCAGCAGTTTTTCGCATGGATGCATTACGTGCATTACATATTTTTGCAGAAAAGCAATCGCAATTTGATATGATTTTTCTTGATCCACCTTATGCAAAAATAGATTATCAAAAAGTGATTGAAAACATATTAGATAAAGATTTATTAGCTGAAAATGGAATAATTATTTGTGAGCATGATCCAAAAAATGAGATAGCTCATGAGAAATTACATAAAATAAAGCAAGTAAAGTATAGTGGAACAATTGCAGTTACCCTTTTAGAGGATGTTCAAAAAGTCCACAAAAAATGAGACTACAATATAGATAGGAGTTTGGTCTAGTTGGCGAAAATAGCAATTTGCCCAGGAAGCTTTGACCCGCTTACAAATGGTCATATGGATATTATCCAGCGAGGTTCGAAAATATTTGATGAAATTATCGTTGCTGTTTTTATTAATTCATCTAAGAAAACATTATTTTCAGTAGAAGAGAGAATTCATCTCATTAAAGAAGCAACGAAGCATCTACCAAATGTGAAAGTAGATGCAAGTGAAGGGTTATTAATTGATTATGCTCGAAAAAAAAATGTACAAGTCATTTTAAGAGGACTACGCGCAGTAAGTGATTTTGAATATGAGATGCAAATTACCTCCATGAACCGCAAGCTAGAAGAAAAAATTGAAACCTTTTTCATGATGACCAATAATCAATACTCCTTTTTAAGTTCTAGTATTGTCAAGGAAGTAGCAACATATCATGCGGATGTAAGTGATTTAGTTCCACCTGTTGTTGCAGAAGCATTAAAACAAAAATTTAATAATTAGAGCTTTAAATAGAAGAAAATCGTATTCCTATTTTGCTTAGGAATACGATTTTCTTCTATTTATAAGTTCGTTGGATATATAAGATGCTTGCTATTCCAATAGCTGTTATGGTGATAAATGTACCATAAATCATCATTTTTTCTAAAGTAAAAGCGAAAAAGGAAAAAACAGGTTCTTGGGAAACAGGCATCGTTTCAAGTTTAGCACCTTGCTTACTTAGATACATTGGCGAAAATAGAAAAATGGTTAGTATACTAGCGATAATACCGTGCATAATTCTTGCAAAAAAGTAAGGAGCGAAACTTATATCTGTCTTGGCTAAGATGGAAGCAACCTGTGCATGTACAGAAAAGCCATTAAAACCAAGTAAGAAACTGACAAGTATTAGTTTTTGGAGCAAACTACCAGCATCCTCATTTGCGATTAAGTAGGACCCTAAAGATAATTCAAATAAACCAGTGAAAATAGAAAAACTAAATTCCGTGGATATGGATAGAGCAGACAGGATGCCTGCGATGGTCCAAACAATAATTTGTGTACTCTCAATGACGATGAGAAGATTGGATAGAACAGAAAATAAGATGATAAATCCTCCAATTAATAATAAGGTTTGAATGGATTGAATGACGGCATCGCTTAATACTGTACCAAATGGTCTTGTATCACGTATCCGAGTAAGGTGCATTTGATTAAAAGCTTGTTTGAGGGAAAAATTTTTTTCGGTAATTTTTTTAGGACTTTCTGATTTAGTCCCATAAAAACGCATACAAAAGCCAATAATCATATTTCCCATATAATGACAAACAGCAATCAATAATCCTAATTGAGCATCATGGAACATTCCAACTGCTACAGCTCCAAAAATAAATAAAGGACTAGCGTTGTTAGAATAAGCAATAATCCGTTCTGCTTCTATTTTACTTAGTTGTTCTTCTTCCCTTAATTTTGCTGTGATTTTTGCACCTGAAGGATAACCACTTGCCATTCCAATAATCCAGGCAAAGCTACCTGCTCCTGGAATATTAAAGATAGGTCGCATAATTGGTTCAAATAATACTCCAATAAAACGAACTACACCAAAGCTGATTAATAGTTCAGATAAAATAAAGAAAGGGAGTAGGGAAGGAAAAATTATTTTCCCCCAGACATTTAAACCATTGAGGCTTGCTTCAAGTGTTTCTTGTGGATAAATAATAAATAAGATAAAGACACTTATTGTACAAAATGCGATCATTAATGTTAAGAACCAATGTTTCAATATTACTCCCCCTATATGGATTAACAAATTCTGTACTTCTATTGTTAGGAATAGTAAAATAACAATAGAATATATTGTAGTTAAGTAAAGGCTTCAAGCAAGTGGATTTCTCCACGAAAGAATAGTTAAATGGATAATTGATTCATGGGTATAGTTGATCTAGAAAAAGCTTTGTAATAGATGTATACGCATAAAGGACAATCATTTATTCCATACACATTTGTAATATTGAGAAAGGAACAATCATGAAAAATACAATAAGACGTTTACTGCTTTTTGGAACGATAACAGTTATTTTAGCTTTCCTTTTGTCGACTTATAAATTACCTTATTATGTTTATCAGCCAGGTAGCGCAGATCCATTAACAGGTGTTGTGGAAGTAGAAGGAGCTACAGCAAGTGAGGGACAAATGCATTTAGTGACTGTAAGTGGTGGGCAGGCAACTCCAATACGATTATTAGCGGCAAAGCTTCTCCCTCATCATGAGATTCGTCGTTTAGAAGATGTACGACCAGAAGGATGGACAGACGAACAGTATTGGCATGCTCAGCTACAAATGATGGATAGTGCACAAAAATCAGCTACAGTAGTTGCTTACGAGGCCGCTGGTAAGGATATTACGATTGAATATGATGGTGTTTATGTAGTGTCTGTAGTTGAGAATATGCCTGCAGATGGTAAGCTGATGATGGGTGATCGAATTGTTAGTGTTGATGGACGTGAAGTAAAAGAAACAAGTGATTTAGTCGATTATGTAACAGCAAAATCAGCGGGAGACACAGTGGAAGTGGAATTTATTAGAGATGAAGAACCCGGTAGTGAAACACTTACACTCGCTCAATTTGAAGATGAAGATAAAGTTGGTGTAGGAATCCAGCTTGTTGCTGATCGTCAGGTAAAGGTCCAACCAGAGGTGACTTTCTCTAGTGGAAATATTGGTGGGCCAAGTGCAGGTTTGATTTTTGCCTTAGAGATTTATGATCAATTAATAGAAGAGGATTTAACAAAAGGGTACCAAATTGTTGCAACTGGTGAATTAGATTTTGAAGGAAATGTCATTCGTATCGGTGGCATAGATAAAAAAGTAGTTGCAGCTGATCGCCAAGGATGTGATATTTTCTTCGTTCCTAATGAAAATGGGGCTAAAGGCTCCAATTATGAAGTTGCCCAACAAACTGCTGAAGAAATTAAAACAGATATGGAAATTGTACCTGTAGATACCTTTCAAGATGCAGTTGATTATATGAATCAGTTAGATCCAAAATAATATAGGAAACACAGAAGAGGTATGGGCATGAATTCCCATACCTCTTCTATGTGGTGAGATAAGCAAGAATAAATTTGCGTAAATTAATGCTTATTCAGAGATAGCGCTGTCTGGCTCCGAGCGCCAAAAACTAAGAGCTAACGCGAGCCACCCTACAATGAAGAAGACTTACTGATTGGCAAGCCGGCAGGCGCAGACAGAAGTAAAGTCGCACTTTCATCGACTAAGTTCGGTCACGTCACGAACACCAACATCGATACTAGCTCGTCGTGTTCGTCGTGTCCCGCCGGTATAAGTCAACATCGGTTTTGTTATATAAGGAAGCCCGACTAAAATCAGGCTAAAGCCTAACGTTGGATACCCCTAAAAGAGCTTGTTTCCTTTATCTCGAGGATAAAGGAAGTTCGAATAACGTCAAACCACCCCCAAAAAGCAGGGGCGCAATCTCTACGTTTTTAAGACGCATAGGATGTGCTACGACGTACAGGATTTACTAGTGCGGATGTTGCTCTCGTGACGTAGCGTACTTAATCCGTACCCCTATGCGTTGTGCTCGTGACGTCGCGTTTTTAGCTTGTAAGGGCGCAACTTGCGCTTTTCGTTCGATACAGTGTGTTAATACATTCTTACAGGACCTGTTATTTCTTGTTTTATTAGCCTTCTCGCCTTATCAGGAGAGAGAACACTGTAATAGGCTGCTGTTGCCTTTTCCTCTGCAGCTAGCAGTCCCACAGGATTACGTCCAATAGAAGTAAGCAAGGGAACTTCCATTTGTTTTTTAATTTCATGTAGATACTCTTGACCCATATTGGAAAAACCTAAGATACGTACATAGGGAACATCTTCTTCTAATGCTTGCATTTGCTCGGTTGTGGTATTTGTTAGTAAATGAATAAATAAGCGCTGGATTCTTGTCCATGTATAACGCTTTGTTTTAATGCGATTAATCCAATCATTCATCGATGTCGCTTGTTTAGCTGTTTGCTTGATACGATGCTCTAGACCTTCATTTACACCTTGTATTTGAGCAAGTTCATCTAATGACATGGTTTGTACTCGATAGTGTAATAAAGGAAAATAATGCTCCAATGTATGCCATATTCCTGCATTTTCCTTATACATTAATAATTGTACTTCTGTACTATGTGGAAAAGACTGTAATAACTGTTGAGATAAACCTTTCTCTTTAACGAGTTCTTTACGGATACTTGTTGCACTAGAGATAGGGTTAGAAATAGCGGTATCATGAAAGTCATTATTTATCCGTTTAATTGTTAGGGGTTCAATAGGTAAATTTTGGTCTAGAATTGTTCGTATATAGCTAAACCCTAATATATTATTTGGCTTAGAAATATCAAAGTCATTATTTAAAGCATCAATTTTCTGCTTTGCTTTTTCACTAGAAACTGGGAATGAGAGCCCTTGTTGTAAAAAGCTTTTTAAAGCCTGCTCGTATTCTTTTTCTTTCTCTTTTAAATTTGTATAACTTGTTATAAAATGAGAAATAGAGCCTGACTCACTACCAAAGCAAATACTTGAAGCACCAATATGATTTAATGTTTGTACAGCGCCTTGTGCGAATAATTCACTGCTTTGTACAGCATACATAAATGGTAGCTCTAAGACGATGTCAACACCGGCTTGTAATGCTGCTTTCGTTCGGTGGAATTTATCGATAATGGCTGGTTCTCCTCTTTGTAGAAAGGAACCACTCATAACAGCAATGATACAATCTGCTTTTGATATTTTTTTGGATTCTTGGATATGATATACATGTCCGTTATGGAGAGGATTGTATTCAACGATTACACCACAAGCTTTCACAGTAACAACTCCTAAATATTGATACCGTCATTATAACAAATATTTATTGTAACGTTCACTATGAAAGAGATGATGTTAGAGAATGATTTTTATTATTTGTGAAAAGCTATTATAAGGTTTTAATCTTGCTGTAAATATGGTATGTTATTTAAGGCTTTATCTTTGATTAACAGAAGCTTGCTGACAGAAAATAACACTCTGGTAGATGTCATAGTTTTATAACCAGAAATGTCTTTTCCTCCATAGTAAGCTCGAAAAAAGTTAGATTAGGAAAAAATATTCTTGTAAAGAAAGAACTATTGACAAAAGTCGTTTTTTCTTTTAAAATAACTTCTGTTGCCCTGAGGTGAATTTGATGAAGTTTTCATTAGCTGAAATAAGAAGAAAAACAGAAAATGCTGTTTTCTATTTTGAAAGAGAAGTGGATGCTTCTGAAGTGAAAAAGCTCCATGAAGATATTCGTGATATATCACCAGTCCTTGTAAAAGGGAATTGTGTGGTAGATGGCGATCGTTATATTATTTCTCTGGAAATAAGTGGAGAATTGATACTTCCTTGTGCCAGAACATTGGTAGATGTTCCGTACCCTTTTCATATTAAAGAGGTGGAAGT contains the following coding sequences:
- the ctaG gene encoding cytochrome c oxidase assembly factor CtaG, with the protein product MTWLETMSLDLQIFGFRALWSPYYFLFLLAIAIAYYLITGPMREKFGAEDQPTVRQQIGFYIGLILLYIVKGSPIDLLSHIMLTAHMTQMAIYLLVVPILIIKGIPVWIWKKVVYAPIIRPIFKLLTQPIVIVLVFNLAFSIYHMPAVFDFTKSSPIAHSSIAIALFILAICMWWVIYCPIKELDRLNPLLKIVYMVAHGALITPACALLIFTGTPQFAAYTSEGAWIQAMALCVPADVLNGISGDLSGPEMFSPLSTMDDQQLGAIIMQTVIQFVYAYVIGKVFFAWFKKGSGKIDPIPTSHISS
- a CDS encoding DUF420 domain-containing protein codes for the protein MPILPTISTLFIFISAVLVVIGWILVSKKKYHAHKRTMIAAAISALLFFIIYISRTIFVGNTSFGGPDDLKIYYTTFLLFHITLATISAFFGIITLRLALKRNITKHRKLGPITSVIWLIACITGIMVYFLLYIFFDGGETTSMIRAILGY
- a CDS encoding YugN family protein, translated to MKLENTGIEGALVDIKQLNHLMGLHAFIKGDHWDYERVTYDYRIDSQEKNVTYYVRIQAYAVEGDIDLGNAVVKVLTPLLGKHYYPHGIEYGKEENFSESLVERAHKLVVNVAKEVEKVKKQ
- the ylbD gene encoding spore coat protein YlbD gives rise to the protein MTNSLHPSVEQFKVFINQYPPLIKEIRREGRSWQEIYEKWALLGEEDAYWEKYKEQQTEKEGALLSQITNFFSDLDVEKVQKYIVQLQQMLQLFQGVLIDQEQEQKQNPEVRQRQNAFPFYRD
- a CDS encoding YlbE-like family protein, translating into MDRDSYIYLQNHPDLLQYIRLHPIWYRYLSRDPQSITQLEKDAKEFYGKTFPQRVKKIEEQIQLAHLFWELISTKEEKEKEEEKEEKV
- a CDS encoding YlbF family regulator, translated to MIGTLEYVDVLDRAELLGKMILDSDIMKAYYQAKHELENDPEAQQLIKAFNDIKLHYEDVQRFGRYHPDYNEIMKEVRASKRNMDLNGKVSAFKVAERNLQRLLDEISETLAFSVSTQIMVPKEGALFAEGGCASGSCGTGGGCSCKAS
- a CDS encoding YlbG family protein, which gives rise to MRINRQGIVIWYQHRKNIKKIKRHGNLIYASKRMKYAILYVEQEAIEDISQKLLSYPFISKVELSQRPFIETNYDTTKSEYDIEV
- the rsmD gene encoding 16S rRNA (guanine(966)-N(2))-methyltransferase RsmD, which gives rise to MRVIAGEFKGRALKAVPGNFTRPTADKVKESLFQIIGPFFNGGKALDLFAGSGNLGIEALSRGVDHVTFVDKHPKAIRTIYENIKLVKAEDQSAVFRMDALRALHIFAEKQSQFDMIFLDPPYAKIDYQKVIENILDKDLLAENGIIICEHDPKNEIAHEKLHKIKQVKYSGTIAVTLLEDVQKVHKK
- the coaD gene encoding pantetheine-phosphate adenylyltransferase, giving the protein MAKIAICPGSFDPLTNGHMDIIQRGSKIFDEIIVAVFINSSKKTLFSVEERIHLIKEATKHLPNVKVDASEGLLIDYARKKNVQVILRGLRAVSDFEYEMQITSMNRKLEEKIETFFMMTNNQYSFLSSSIVKEVATYHADVSDLVPPVVAEALKQKFNN
- the ylbJ gene encoding sporulation integral membrane protein YlbJ; this encodes MKHWFLTLMIAFCTISVFILFIIYPQETLEASLNGLNVWGKIIFPSLLPFFILSELLISFGVVRFIGVLFEPIMRPIFNIPGAGSFAWIIGMASGYPSGAKITAKLREEEQLSKIEAERIIAYSNNASPLFIFGAVAVGMFHDAQLGLLIAVCHYMGNMIIGFCMRFYGTKSESPKKITEKNFSLKQAFNQMHLTRIRDTRPFGTVLSDAVIQSIQTLLLIGGFIILFSVLSNLLIVIESTQIIVWTIAGILSALSISTEFSFSIFTGLFELSLGSYLIANEDAGSLLQKLILVSFLLGFNGFSVHAQVASILAKTDISFAPYFFARIMHGIIASILTIFLFSPMYLSKQGAKLETMPVSQEPVFSFFAFTLEKMMIYGTFITITAIGIASILYIQRTYK
- a CDS encoding SepM family pheromone-processing serine protease; this translates as MKNTIRRLLLFGTITVILAFLLSTYKLPYYVYQPGSADPLTGVVEVEGATASEGQMHLVTVSGGQATPIRLLAAKLLPHHEIRRLEDVRPEGWTDEQYWHAQLQMMDSAQKSATVVAYEAAGKDITIEYDGVYVVSVVENMPADGKLMMGDRIVSVDGREVKETSDLVDYVTAKSAGDTVEVEFIRDEEPGSETLTLAQFEDEDKVGVGIQLVADRQVKVQPEVTFSSGNIGGPSAGLIFALEIYDQLIEEDLTKGYQIVATGELDFEGNVIRIGGIDKKVVAADRQGCDIFFVPNENGAKGSNYEVAQQTAEEIKTDMEIVPVDTFQDAVDYMNQLDPK
- a CDS encoding nucleotidyltransferase, translated to MKACGVIVEYNPLHNGHVYHIQESKKISKADCIIAVMSGSFLQRGEPAIIDKFHRTKAALQAGVDIVLELPFMYAVQSSELFAQGAVQTLNHIGASSICFGSESGSISHFITSYTNLKEKEKEYEQALKSFLQQGLSFPVSSEKAKQKIDALNNDFDISKPNNILGFSYIRTILDQNLPIEPLTIKRINNDFHDTAISNPISSATSIRKELVKEKGLSQQLLQSFPHSTEVQLLMYKENAGIWHTLEHYFPLLHYRVQTMSLDELAQIQGVNEGLEHRIKQTAKQATSMNDWINRIKTKRYTWTRIQRLFIHLLTNTTTEQMQALEEDVPYVRILGFSNMGQEYLHEIKKQMEVPLLTSIGRNPVGLLAAEEKATAAYYSVLSPDKARRLIKQEITGPVRMY